In Cicer arietinum cultivar CDC Frontier isolate Library 1 chromosome 1, Cicar.CDCFrontier_v2.0, whole genome shotgun sequence, one DNA window encodes the following:
- the LOC101510831 gene encoding helicase-like transcription factor CHR28 isoform X3: MMDLNFRHCLGTMEMNPMTKSLQWISNPFLAFLMKTVFLPSHEDSSLKDVSPGESGVHDNFLLQNGNTMPDSELENQGPSSQTCSSPYAFAGGYRDTFSVVESDEIYYVERDGVSEREMPSYSVDTSLAEANSNYPTVCGDSLNSSMWKGENDSQIKHIGDDVESEHASHSSIIENVDGTFEDFGTALKDIIGVSRQQENDSCTSFEMPFVDVDRPTHFGTSTNSTICQGSDVPTDFYGYYPSLNSYQGINVRPVVFDSSGYLPSGACPQFWKNEEMVNSNMKVERMDSGYLPNGACPQFWKNEEMVSNMKAERMDFLTDTTNMISGMHLRTIGRMPFQDSQFMPADSEYPSFFPGNVLFEDSESAKLSCAPYISSEDQSHIVKAERDEMIMPYQNSFHNEDTKLNAGQEVKQLNGMFPTIGCQNDFFKSEDSDTIVTTENANYYQALIDETANKFPRNIGSLNSKSLDKSRSIAQASINGKHYNCVVSELEDKPTEYKSIDSQLSKRSTEGSNVEDDFDVCIIEDISHPAPTSWSSEPDNSLNMSQSSRFDYTQPYMVGGTRPKPRDEQYVLRAALQDLSQPKAEVSPPDGLLAVPLLRHQRIALSWMVQKETSSLYCCGGILADDQGLGKTVSTIALILKERPPLLKTCNNALKNELETLDLDDDPLPENGVVKKVSNMCQDISNRNPITSVNLLVHAKGRPSAGTLIVCPTSVLRQWADELQNKVTCKANLSVLVYHGSSRTKDPYELSKYDVVLTTYSIVSMEVPKQPLVDKDDQEKGVYEDHAVPSKKRKCPPSSSKSGKKGLDSMMREAVARSLAKVAWFRVVLDEAQSIKNHRTQVARACWGLRAKRRWCLSGTPIQNAIDDLYSYFRFLRYDPYAVYTSFCSTIKIPISRNPSKGYRKLQAVLKTIMLRRTKGTLLDGEPIISLPPKSVELKKVEFSQEERDFYSKLEADSRAQFQEYADAGTVKQNYVNILLMLLRLRQACDHPLLVKRYNSTSLWKSSVEMAKKLPQEKQLSLLKCLEASLALCGICNDAPDDAVVSVCGHVFCNQCISEHLTGEDNQCPATNCKTRLSTSSVFSKATLNSSPSHQACDHLPGYSGSEVVEAEPCSRAQPCDSSKIKAALEVLLSLSKPQCHISQKSSVQSTSRESTDCSSTSADNGQSFNDVCEKKSVFMEKSSNSSVGSVGEKAIVFSQWTGMLDLLEACLKNSSIQYRRLDGTMSVIARDKAVKDFNTLPEVSVMIMSLKAASLGLNMVAACHVLMLDLWWNPTTEDQAIDRAHRIGQTRPVTVLRLTVKDTVEDRILALQQKKRKMVSSAFGEDGTGGRESRLTVDDLKYLFMM, translated from the exons TCACGAGGATTCTTCATTGAAAGACGTTTCACCTGGTGAATCTGGGGTCcatgataattttttacttcAAAATG GGAATACCATGCCTGACTCCGAACTTGAAAACCAGGGACCTTCATCACAGACGTGTTCTTCCCCATATGCTTTTGCTGGTGGTTACAGGGACACGTTCTCTGTTGTTGAAAGTGATGAGATTTATTATGTAGAAAGGGATGGAGTTTCTGAACGCGAGATGCCTTCTTACAGTGTGGACACAAGTTTGGCCGAGGCAAATTCAAACTACCCAACTGTTTGTGGAGATAGTTTGAACTCAAGTATGTGGAAGGGTGAAAATGATAGCCAAATCAAACATATTGGAGATGATGTAGAATCTGAAC ATGCTTCACACAGCTCTATCATTGAGAATGTTGATGGAACTTTTGAAGATTTTGGAACAGCTTTGAAAGACATTATTGGAGTTTCTAGGCAGCAGGAAAATGACTCGTGTACATCTTTTGAAATGCCGTTTGTGGATGTTGACAGACCTACACATTTTGGAACTTCAACCAATTCTACTATTTGTCAAGGTTCCGACGTTCCTACTGATTTTTATGGATACTATCCATCTTTGAATAGTTACCAGGGTATAAATGTTAGACCTGTTGTTTTCGACAGTTCTGGTTATTTGCCTAGTGGTGCTTGTCCCCAATTCTGGAAAAATGAAGAGATGGTAAATAGTAATATGAAGGTTGAAAGAATGGATTCTGGTTATTTGCCTAATGGTGCTTGTCCTCAATTCTGGAAAAATGAAGAGATGGTAAGTAATATGAAGGCTGAAAGAATGGATTTCTTAACCGATACTACAAATATGATCAGTGGCATGCATTTGAGGACTATTGGTCGGATGCCTTTTCAGGATAGTCAATTTATGCCAGCAGATAGTGAATATCCTTCATTTTTTCCTGGTAATGTTCTATTTGAAGACAGTGAATCAGCAAAACTATCATGTGCTCCATATATTTCTAGTGAAGACCAGTCGCATATTGTCAAAGCTGAAAGAGATGAAATGATTATGCCTTATCAAAATTCTTTTCATAATGAGGATACCAAGTTAAATGCAGGTCAAGAGGTGAAACAATTAAATGGTATGTTCCCTACTATTGGATGTCAGAATGATTTTTTCAAGAGTGAGGATAGTGATACAATTGTAACAACTGAGAATGCCAATTACTATCAAGCTCTTATTGATGAAACTGCTAATAAATTTCCCAGAAACATTGGAAGTTTGAATTCAAAATCCTTAGATAAATCTCGATCTATTGCCCAGGCATCAATCAACGGGAAACACTATAATTGTGTTGTAAGTGAGCTAGAGGATAAACCAACTGAATATAAAAGTATTGATTCTCAACTTTCAAAAAGAAGTACTGAGGGATCAAATGTCGAGGATGACTTTGATGTTTGCATTATTGAAGACATCAGTCACCCTGCACCTACAAGTTGGTCTTCTGAACCAGATAATTCCCTTAATATGTCACAATCTTCTAGATTTGATTATACCCAACCTTATATGGTGGGAGGCACAAGACCAAAGCCACGCGACGAGCAATACGTATTACGAGCTGCATTGCAG GATCTATCACAGCCAAAGGCAGAAGTTAGTCCACCAGATGGACTGCTGGCAGTTCCTCTGTTACGTCATCAG AGAATCGCTTTATCATGGATGGTTCAGAAGGAAACATCAAGTTTATATTGTTGTGGAGGAATTCTTGCAGATGACCAG GGTCTTGGTAAAACAGTGTCAACTATTGCTTTAATACTAAAAGAAAGGCCTCCACTGCTGAAGACATGCAATAATGCactaaaaaatgaattagaGACTTTGGATTTGGATGATGACCCACTTCCCGAGAATGGAGTAGTGAAGAAAGTTTCTAACATGTGCCAAGATATATCTAATAGGAATCCAATCACAAGTGTGAATTTGTTGGTGCATGCAAAGGGCAGGCCATCTGCGGGAACCCTTATTGTTTGTCCTACTAGTGTCCTAAGACAGTGGGCTGATGAGCTGCAGAATAAGGTAACTTGCAAAGCAAATCTCTCTGTGCTTGTTTACCACGGGAGCAGTCGAACCAAAGATCCTTATGAGCTTTCCAAGTATGACGTTGTGTTGACAACTTATTCTATTGTCAGCATGGAGGTCCCTAAGCAGCCTCTGGTCGACAAAGATGACCAAGAGAAAGGAGTTTATGAAGATCATGCTGTGCCGAGCAAAAAAAGGAAATGCCCTCCTAGTTCTAGTAAAAGTGGCAAGAAGGGTTTAGATAGCATGATGCGTGAGGCTGTTGCACGCTCTCTTGCAAAAGTAGCCTGGTTTAGAGTTGTCCTGGATGAGGCCCAGAGTATAAAGAATCACAGAACTCAAGTTGCAAGGGCTTGCTGGGGTCTTCGAGCTAAACGCAGATGGTGCTTGTCAGGGACTCCCATCCAGAATGCAATTGATGATCTCTACAGTTACTTTAGATTTCTTAGATATGATCCTTATGCTGTGTACACATCATTCTGTTCCACCATCAAGATTCCTATTAGCAGAAATCCATCAAAAGGGTATAGAAAGCTACAAGCTGTCTTAAAGACGATAATGTTACGCCGGACCAAAG GTACACTTCTTGACGGGGAACCAATTATTTCTTTGCCACCTAAGTCTGTAGAGTTGAAAAAGGTGGAATTTTCACAGGAGGAACGTGATTTCTATTCCAAGCTAGAGGCTGATTCACGTGCACAGTTTCAG GAATATGCTGATGCTGGAACTGTGAAGCAAAACTATGTCAACATTTTATTGATGCTTTTGCGCCTTAGACAAGCTTGCGATCACCCTTTGCTTGTCAAGCGTTACAATTCTACTTCTCTGTGGAAATCTTCAGTTGAGATGGCAAAGAAGCTTCCTCAGGAGAAACAGTTATCTCTTTTAAAATGTTTAGAGGCTTCCTTGGCCCTCTGTGGTATCTGTAAT GATGCTCCTGATGATGCCGTTGTTTCAGTCTGTGGTCATGTTTTCTGTAACCAGTGCATTTCTGAACACCTTACTGGTGAGGACAACCAGTGCCCTGCAACAAACTGCAAAACTCGACTAAGCACGTCTTCAGTGTTTTCCAAAGCCACACTGAACAGTTCTCCATCTCATCAGGCATGTGATCATTTACCTGGTTACTCTGGTTCTGAGGTTGTGGAGGCTGAACCTTGTTCTCGGGCTCAGCCATGCGATTCCTCAAAAATAAAGGCTGCACTGGAGGTGTTGCTTTCATTGTCTAAGCCACAATGCCATATTTCCCAAAAAAGTTCTGTGCAGAGCACTTCTAGGGAAAGTACTGATTGCAGCTCCACTTCTGCTGATAATGGACAATCCTTTAATGATGTTTGCGAAAAGAAAAGTGTGTTTATGGAGAAAAGCTCTAACAGTTCAGTTGGTTCTGTTGGGGAGAAAGCTATAGTGTTTTCTCAGTGGACCGGGATGCTAGATTTACTTGAAGCGTGTCTCAAGAATTCTTCAATTCAGTATAGAAGACTTGATGGAACAATGTCTGTTATCGCAAGAGATAAAGCCGTTAAAGATTTTAACACACTCCCTGAG GTATCAGTTATGATAATGTCTTTGAAGGCTGCTAGCCTTGGTCTGAACATGGTGGCAGCCTGCCACGTTCTCATGCTAGATCTATGGTGGAATCCTACAACTGAAGATCAAGCCATAGACAGAGCGCATCGAATTGGACAGACTCGTCCTGTTACAGTTTTACGGTTAACAGTCAAAGATACGGTTGAAGACCGTATTTTAGCTCTGCAG CAAAAGAAGCGAAAGATGGTTTCATCTGCTTTTGGAGAGGATGGAACTGGTGGTCGTGAAAGTCGCCTTACAGTGGATGATTTAAAATACTTGTTCATGATGTGA